From the genome of Borreliella afzelii:
TTATATTAAAATCTATTTATGTTGTGTTTTTTCAGTTTTTAATTCTCTATATCCTTTAGAATCAAAAGTATAATTGCCAATCTCATTAGGAATGAACATAACATAATCCCATTTCAAATGACTAATTATTTAAAAATGATAGAAGAATGACAAAGAAATGCTTGGCATATATCACAAAAACCCTATCTCAAGATACTAAAAATAACACTTTGATATAATTCTTCCAACTCGATGTATTTTATGAATAGTCAAATATTAAAAATTCAATTCTAATAAAACCTACTTATAACACATCTCAATATAAAATTTTTATTTTTATTTTTATTTTTATTTTTATTTTTATAGTACTAGACTTTACTTGTCTTAAAAATTACTTTATTATATGGGAGTGAATAAAAACCAGCCGAAGTTAAGGAGGTAGAAGTGAAAGTTAATAAATCCCTACAAATACAAAGTAAATATCAGCACAAACTGATTGCTTTAATTGCCACACTTGAGTATATTAATAAAAACAAAAAAAAATACAATCAATCTGATATTCTTTATTGTTTTAATAGCAACTTAAAGCGCAACGGACAAAAAGAAGTTTCAATCAAAACACTTCAAAATTATTTCTATAAATTAAAAAAGCTTAATATTACTGCTAACTATTATAGACATTTGGATATTAATATGGGCACTAAAATCTACTATTCACTTAAACGCTCTAAAAAAGACTGCTATAATCTGATAAACCAATACTTCAGAAATAAAAAAACAGAAAGATTCCAAAAGCGTGTTAATTCGTACATTAAAACAAATTATAATAAAAAGAGCAATGTAAAATATGAGGAGTGTCTTAATAATAAATATAATAAAGAAGAAAAAGAAAATAAAAGAAAGATACAAATTAATAAATTTAAATTAAAAAAATACGCAAAAAAATGTAATTTCAGCAACAACATTTCCTCTTTTATTATTGATCTTAATTTAAGAAAAGAAACAACTATAAAACTTTTTAAGCTTATAAGCAAAGAAAAATATTACTTCAAAAAGAAAACCAAATATCATTCACAAAAGCCATTACAACATAAGAGAAAAAATTTAATTTCAATACTAAGAAAAACACAAATAAATTTAATAAACGAGGGTT
Proteins encoded in this window:
- a CDS encoding plasmid maintenance protein — protein: MKVNKSLQIQSKYQHKLIALIATLEYINKNKKKYNQSDILYCFNSNLKRNGQKEVSIKTLQNYFYKLKKLNITANYYRHLDINMGTKIYYSLKRSKKDCYNLINQYFRNKKTERFQKRVNSYIKTNYNKKSNVKYEECLNNKYNKEEKENKRKIQINKFKLKKYAKKCNFSNNISSFIIDLNLRKETTIKLFKLISKEKYYFKKKTKYHSQKPLQHKRKNLISILRKTQINLINEGYDKEKLKIQIQNTYQKYKNKPHFILESNKYKDFNQIINRIKSNTKKFDAQKHKNNIKINIYNILLDQLDYQINKINLKFKIKEYLSKQKKLEYKKIFNNQYYNEIINLIESQNNHRNKCIN